Proteins from a genomic interval of Pseudodesulfovibrio nedwellii:
- a CDS encoding biotin carboxylase N-terminal domain-containing protein — MSIQGNKVLIANRGEIAVRIMEACSELGVPFVALYTEEDSQSGHIDVAKRLGGEKSLYRIHNYLDAGDILSVADESGATAVHPGYGFFSENYRFARRVVERDRPMTFIGPSWEVIRDLGDKINTKRLARTIGVPTVPGSDRAIYDEMEAEAIAESLFEFQTKMGISRPVVLVKASAGGGGMGIDEVEDMARFRQTYRRIRNYSLRTFNDEGVLIEQRVFNFNHLEVQIASDRTGINPVHFGTRNCSVQSPGLQKRIEVAPGFRPEDLQYSFDAQKLMDDITEYSLSIAREIKYDNVGTWEWIVTPNGEPFLMEVNTRIQVENGVSACISSTQGNKDVNLVREQIRIGLGEDLGYTQDDVSFDGVSIEYRLIAEDTTQGFTPWVGKIEELKWTDCDWLSMHTHVPLDRTYQIPTEYDPNLALAIIWGKDLEEAKKRGLEFLNDLKLNGGDSSGAGMKSNIPFLIEKTENLLEF; from the coding sequence GTGAGCATTCAGGGAAATAAAGTACTCATTGCCAACAGGGGCGAAATAGCTGTTCGAATCATGGAAGCATGTTCCGAACTAGGCGTTCCGTTTGTCGCCCTATATACGGAAGAAGACTCCCAGTCCGGCCACATTGACGTCGCCAAAAGGCTGGGCGGTGAGAAATCACTTTACCGCATCCACAATTACTTGGATGCAGGAGACATTCTTTCCGTAGCCGACGAATCCGGCGCGACCGCCGTCCATCCAGGATACGGATTCTTTTCGGAAAACTACCGTTTTGCCAGACGCGTAGTGGAACGTGACCGCCCCATGACCTTCATTGGTCCCTCATGGGAAGTTATCCGCGACCTGGGCGACAAGATTAACACCAAACGACTGGCACGCACAATCGGCGTTCCCACTGTACCTGGTTCCGACCGGGCTATATATGATGAAATGGAAGCGGAAGCCATTGCTGAAAGCCTCTTTGAATTCCAAACGAAAATGGGCATTTCCCGTCCAGTTGTTCTGGTCAAGGCATCTGCTGGTGGCGGAGGTATGGGCATCGACGAAGTCGAAGACATGGCTCGTTTCAGACAAACCTACCGTCGAATTCGCAACTATTCACTCCGTACCTTCAATGATGAAGGTGTACTCATTGAGCAGCGCGTGTTCAACTTCAACCACCTTGAAGTACAGATCGCTTCAGATCGTACCGGCATCAATCCGGTTCACTTCGGGACCCGGAATTGCTCAGTTCAGAGCCCCGGGCTGCAAAAACGCATTGAAGTCGCCCCTGGATTCAGACCTGAAGACCTACAATATAGTTTTGATGCCCAAAAATTGATGGATGACATTACTGAATATTCTCTCTCCATCGCTCGTGAAATCAAATACGACAACGTCGGTACATGGGAATGGATCGTGACTCCCAACGGTGAACCGTTCCTCATGGAAGTGAATACTCGTATTCAAGTAGAAAATGGCGTTTCAGCTTGCATCTCTTCAACGCAGGGCAACAAGGACGTCAATCTCGTTCGTGAACAAATCCGAATCGGTCTTGGTGAAGACCTCGGTTATACGCAGGATGATGTCTCCTTTGACGGTGTCAGCATTGAATACCGCCTCATCGCCGAAGACACGACCCAAGGTTTTACTCCCTGGGTTGGTAAGATCGAAGAACTGAAATGGACCGATTGTGACTGGTTGAGCATGCACACGCATGTTCCACTTGATCGAACATACCAAATTCCAACCGAATATGACCCAAACCTGGCTCTGGCCATCATTTGGGGTAAGGATTTGGAAGAGGCAAAGAAACGCGGTCTAGAATTCCTGAACGACCTGAAACTCAACGGCGGGGACTCAAGCGGTGCTGGCATGAAGTCCAACATTCCCTTCCTCATTGAGAAAACAGAAAATTTGCTTGAATTCTAA
- a CDS encoding NAD(P)/FAD-dependent oxidoreductase → MNYVIVGNGVSAIGAIEGIRQHDTTGAIIVISDEAVPTYGRPLISYYLSDKIKFETLPFRPEEFYKNNGIEMRLGSRVLSIDTKGKVLTLDSGDTVPYGKLLIATGGTPVKLNLPGIDGPGVHNFTTVAHAETLKELVDKVKKVVVIGAGLIALKAAEGFAEKGVEVTIVVRSRIMRTYFDETAGELIVDHLEKNGIRFMQGTDTKGIVRYSDGTIKGVETDKGLVDADVVIVAAGVRPNMGLAAQAGLTTNQGIRVNDYLATSDPDVFAAGDVAEAKDLLTGEYTVRPIWPNAYTQGRYAGLNMAGTNSPYTGGMSMNSITYYGLPTISVGETNLADEDGFETTIHLDRKDSIYRKLIFKGNVLAGCILIGDIDAAGFYTSFIKNGFELDETGKERLMEGDPSPALWPDSFIEAMMNNP, encoded by the coding sequence ATGAATTACGTTATTGTAGGAAACGGCGTTTCCGCCATCGGTGCCATTGAAGGTATTCGTCAACATGATACTACAGGGGCCATCATCGTAATTAGTGATGAAGCTGTGCCGACATATGGACGTCCGCTGATTTCCTATTACCTTTCAGATAAGATCAAATTCGAAACACTGCCATTCCGTCCAGAAGAATTTTATAAAAATAACGGGATTGAAATGCGACTTGGGTCAAGGGTTCTGTCCATTGATACCAAGGGAAAAGTCTTGACTTTGGACAGTGGTGACACCGTTCCTTATGGCAAGCTACTGATTGCAACCGGTGGAACCCCGGTCAAGCTGAATTTGCCCGGAATTGATGGACCAGGTGTGCACAATTTTACAACCGTAGCACACGCGGAAACACTCAAGGAGTTGGTGGACAAGGTCAAGAAAGTAGTTGTCATTGGCGCTGGTCTGATCGCCTTGAAAGCGGCCGAAGGTTTTGCCGAGAAGGGTGTTGAAGTAACTATTGTTGTCCGTTCCCGCATCATGCGTACCTATTTTGATGAGACTGCCGGGGAGTTGATCGTCGATCATCTTGAAAAGAATGGCATCAGATTTATGCAGGGTACAGACACCAAGGGAATTGTTCGCTACAGTGATGGTACCATCAAGGGTGTGGAAACAGACAAAGGTCTTGTTGACGCCGATGTGGTTATTGTGGCTGCCGGTGTTCGTCCGAATATGGGACTGGCTGCACAGGCTGGATTGACTACAAATCAGGGTATTCGGGTGAATGATTATCTCGCGACCAGTGATCCTGACGTGTTCGCTGCAGGTGATGTGGCCGAGGCAAAAGATTTGCTGACCGGTGAATATACAGTACGTCCCATTTGGCCCAACGCATACACGCAGGGGCGATATGCCGGTTTGAACATGGCCGGGACGAATTCTCCATACACTGGAGGCATGTCAATGAACTCCATCACATATTATGGTTTGCCAACTATTTCCGTTGGAGAGACGAACCTCGCTGACGAAGATGGGTTTGAGACAACTATTCATTTGGATCGGAAAGATTCCATTTACCGGAAGCTTATTTTTAAAGGTAATGTGCTGGCTGGTTGTATTTTAATTGGTGATATTGATGCTGCCGGTTTTTATACCAGTTTCATTAAAAATGGTTTTGAGTTGGATGAAACCGGCAAAGAGAGACTCATGGAAGGTGATCCGTCTCCTGCTTTGTGGCCCGATAGTTTTATTGAAGCCATGATGAACAATCCCTAA
- a CDS encoding carboxyl transferase domain-containing protein has translation MNIEKKLKGLLERVSYARDILGGAPRPELDAFTTEISEFSKKNSDLSEELKNRALDSLDARLIAMESAIDTQLTAMDKVRIVRHPQRACLKDILENVYDNYTEIGGQDEHSIDPGMLIARAYITRRRGKKIINQPVMVVGQEKGHGEEFRNGGSIKPWGNSKALKYMKVAAREQIPIHAYVNTPGSYPVEDFPGAAQQIAENIYEMAGLPVPIIAIFSEGGSGGAEAIGMADKRLMLSHGYYSVISPEGAAAIEGRIRGSQRAPVELIESCALAQRITAQDNLKNGYIDEIIEEPPLGVRADHFDFYKQVREQIVRATDEVSLGVRGVRLFRAMAMRHFKRHTDIIVRWSLNETARERLIAKRFKKYRKLAQHAYKDNRSLMDKLTATSSGIVSNTSSLLMYGLVKPFRQRIGRIVEEATDEIHVVTGKVDSIVKTALKKVGIKAEGDKQKEMELTGLSTTQATEPAVTSDNGYISPQANIDREVTCPHASKRGCLDIWAKDLFTDFAGVCPHCGYNFPMEYQWYLHNLFDKGSLREFNRDIAAGNPTKFPNFEARLDAAKEKTGLQSSCMTFNASLEGINVTCATLIANFRGGSVGAAEGEKFIRALELAQTKHQPFLAYVHGTAGIRIQEGVNGLIQMPRCTMAVRKYIEEGGLYIVLYDTNSYAGPVASFLGCSPYQYAVRSSRLGFAGPGVIKETTGIEIPPDYHNCYKGLSRGHIQGVWSRKDIRKNLHQAFLTIGGRNLYYR, from the coding sequence ATGAATATAGAAAAGAAATTAAAGGGACTTCTGGAACGGGTCAGCTATGCCCGCGATATCCTTGGTGGCGCCCCCCGACCCGAATTGGATGCCTTTACCACGGAAATCAGCGAGTTCTCCAAAAAAAACAGCGACCTGTCCGAAGAATTGAAAAACCGGGCACTGGATTCACTGGATGCTCGATTGATTGCCATGGAATCCGCCATCGACACGCAACTTACGGCCATGGATAAAGTGCGTATCGTTCGCCATCCTCAACGAGCCTGTCTCAAAGACATCCTTGAAAACGTCTATGACAACTACACCGAAATTGGTGGTCAGGACGAGCACTCCATTGATCCCGGCATGCTCATCGCCAGAGCGTACATCACTCGGCGTCGTGGCAAAAAAATCATCAATCAGCCGGTTATGGTCGTGGGGCAGGAAAAAGGCCACGGCGAGGAATTCCGCAACGGCGGATCAATCAAGCCCTGGGGCAACAGCAAGGCTTTAAAGTACATGAAGGTTGCTGCACGGGAACAAATTCCCATCCACGCCTATGTGAACACACCCGGCTCCTACCCTGTTGAGGATTTCCCCGGTGCCGCCCAGCAAATTGCTGAGAATATTTATGAGATGGCCGGACTTCCTGTCCCCATTATCGCCATCTTCTCCGAAGGCGGTTCCGGTGGAGCTGAAGCCATCGGTATGGCAGACAAACGCCTGATGCTTTCTCATGGATATTACTCAGTCATTTCTCCCGAAGGGGCTGCAGCCATTGAAGGCCGCATCCGAGGCTCTCAACGAGCCCCGGTCGAGCTTATAGAATCTTGTGCTCTGGCACAACGCATCACGGCTCAGGACAACCTGAAAAACGGTTATATCGATGAAATAATTGAAGAACCACCGCTTGGTGTTCGCGCCGATCATTTCGACTTCTACAAGCAGGTCCGGGAACAAATAGTCCGTGCAACCGACGAAGTCTCTCTCGGAGTGCGTGGCGTCCGTTTGTTTCGAGCCATGGCTATGCGCCATTTCAAAAGACATACAGACATCATTGTTCGCTGGTCCCTTAATGAAACTGCACGTGAACGCCTGATCGCCAAGCGCTTCAAAAAATATCGCAAACTTGCTCAGCATGCTTACAAAGATAATCGATCCTTGATGGACAAGCTCACCGCGACCAGTTCCGGTATCGTGTCCAACACCTCAAGCCTTCTCATGTACGGATTGGTCAAACCCTTTCGCCAGCGTATCGGTCGCATCGTGGAAGAAGCGACTGACGAAATTCATGTCGTCACCGGCAAGGTCGATTCCATCGTAAAGACAGCACTCAAGAAAGTGGGCATTAAAGCTGAAGGCGATAAGCAAAAGGAAATGGAACTGACCGGCCTGTCCACGACACAAGCGACTGAACCGGCAGTGACCAGTGACAACGGCTACATCAGCCCTCAAGCAAATATAGACCGAGAAGTCACATGCCCGCATGCCTCGAAGCGTGGCTGCCTTGATATCTGGGCCAAAGATCTGTTTACAGACTTTGCCGGTGTCTGCCCTCACTGTGGTTACAACTTCCCGATGGAATACCAGTGGTATCTCCATAATCTCTTTGACAAAGGCTCCCTACGTGAATTCAATCGCGACATAGCAGCAGGCAACCCTACAAAGTTCCCTAACTTCGAGGCACGCTTGGACGCAGCTAAAGAAAAGACTGGCCTGCAATCAAGCTGCATGACCTTCAATGCCAGCCTTGAAGGGATTAACGTCACTTGTGCCACACTGATCGCCAACTTCCGAGGTGGTTCCGTCGGAGCCGCCGAGGGTGAGAAATTCATTCGCGCTCTGGAACTGGCACAGACAAAACATCAGCCGTTCCTCGCCTATGTGCACGGCACCGCTGGTATCCGCATTCAGGAAGGCGTTAATGGCCTTATTCAGATGCCCCGCTGTACCATGGCAGTACGCAAATATATCGAAGAAGGAGGCCTATACATCGTACTGTACGATACCAATTCGTATGCCGGTCCAGTGGCATCCTTCCTTGGATGTTCTCCGTACCAGTACGCAGTCCGTTCTTCCCGTTTGGGCTTTGCAGGCCCCGGCGTAATCAAGGAAACCACAGGCATCGAAATACCGCCCGACTATCACAACTGCTACAAAGGCCTTTCCCGAGGTCATATTCAAGGCGTGTGGAGCCGTAAAGACATTCGTAAAAACTTGCATCAGGCCTTCCTGA